A genomic segment from Paenibacillus sp. FSL K6-1096 encodes:
- the nadE gene encoding ammonia-dependent NAD(+) synthetase: MSMQEEIIAALGVKPVIDTGAEIRKRVDFLKSYTRKAGAAGLLIAISGGIDSAVAAGLCKQATDELSAEEGKPYITLGVFQPYGEQEDIGHSYAVAEAFGLKHTVETNIEEAVNEIALEVEHSLKALGQHRHITHQGKGNVKARTRMVMQYALAFENNLLVVGTDHASEAITGFYTKWGDGAVDLTPLSSLNKRQVRQVAAALGVPAEVVTKAPTAGLWPGQTDETELGITYEENSDYLEGKAVSREAAEKLERYYLRTAHKRDKIPGI, from the coding sequence GTGAGTATGCAGGAGGAGATTATTGCAGCACTTGGAGTCAAGCCGGTGATTGATACCGGGGCGGAGATCCGCAAGCGGGTGGACTTCCTGAAGTCCTATACGCGGAAGGCCGGGGCCGCCGGTCTGCTGATTGCCATCAGCGGAGGCATAGACAGTGCGGTGGCTGCGGGTCTATGCAAGCAGGCGACGGACGAGCTGAGCGCAGAGGAAGGCAAGCCTTATATTACCCTCGGCGTCTTCCAGCCTTACGGTGAGCAAGAGGATATCGGGCACAGCTATGCGGTGGCAGAGGCGTTCGGGCTGAAGCATACCGTGGAGACCAACATCGAGGAAGCGGTCAACGAGATTGCCCTTGAGGTGGAGCATAGCCTGAAGGCGCTGGGGCAGCACCGCCATATTACCCATCAGGGCAAGGGGAATGTCAAAGCGAGAACACGGATGGTTATGCAGTACGCGCTGGCCTTCGAGAACAATCTGCTCGTTGTCGGCACCGATCATGCCTCGGAAGCGATCACCGGTTTCTACACGAAATGGGGGGACGGGGCCGTTGATCTGACGCCGCTGTCTTCACTGAATAAGCGCCAGGTACGGCAAGTGGCGGCAGCGCTTGGCGTACCGGCGGAGGTAGTAACCAAGGCGCCGACGGCCGGACTGTGGCCGGGACAGACGGATGAGACTGAGCTTGGGATTACCTATGAGGAGAACAGCGATTACCTGGAGGGGAAGGCGGTCAGCCGCGAGGCGGCGGAGAAGCTGGAGCGCTATTACCTGAGAACTGCGCATAAGCGGGACAAGATTCCGGGGATTTAA
- the acpS gene encoding holo-ACP synthase, producing MIYGIGHDILEIGRVEEIAAGSLGRRFAQRILTARELVLAEGKGAKAVEFIAGRFSAKEAVVKALGCGIGQAVGFRDIEILPDAMGKPVAALSAQAWARLGLPGQKHIIHLTITHSRGLASAFAVVERMQE from the coding sequence GTGATCTACGGAATCGGCCATGATATATTGGAAATCGGGAGAGTTGAGGAGATTGCCGCAGGCAGCTTAGGCCGCCGGTTCGCGCAGCGGATTCTGACTGCGCGGGAGCTTGTGCTGGCCGAAGGCAAGGGCGCCAAGGCAGTAGAATTCATCGCCGGGCGTTTCTCGGCCAAGGAAGCGGTGGTCAAGGCGCTCGGCTGCGGAATCGGACAGGCCGTAGGCTTCCGCGATATCGAGATTCTGCCGGATGCAATGGGCAAGCCGGTTGCCGCTCTGTCGGCACAGGCCTGGGCCCGGCTGGGACTGCCCGGGCAGAAGCATATTATTCATCTCACCATTACCCACAGCCGCGGCCTGGCCTCGGCGTTCGCAGTGGTGGAGAGGATGCAGGAATAA
- a CDS encoding LacI family DNA-binding transcriptional regulator, translating into MKTITIYDIAKEAQVSAATVSRVLNNTAPVKESTREIIMAVIEKHQFQPNALARSLLKKETGTIAMILPDITNPFFPEVFWGAENVAREKRYTFFLCDTAGEHSRESEYLSILREKRVDGIIFLGGRINLAQCPAELSQEVVELAKHVPIVLVNGNLPRSGLHRIYTDEEEGAALATQHLLELGHSRIGFLGGMEETSTTQVKLRAVRMKLKEHGLTLRKDWIMFHDFSIDGGRALMDRMLEQEERPTAVLCVNDFTAIGALKSAVEHGLRIPEDLSIVGFDNSPLSRAVIPELTTVSQNTNRLGELSVEMLHELISGGNPRKRTVLEPQLVVRASTGRPKA; encoded by the coding sequence ATGAAGACGATTACCATATATGATATCGCCAAGGAGGCCCAGGTGTCCGCAGCCACAGTCTCCCGCGTCCTCAATAACACAGCTCCGGTCAAGGAGAGCACCCGGGAGATCATCATGGCTGTGATTGAGAAGCACCAGTTCCAGCCCAATGCCCTGGCCCGCAGCCTGCTGAAGAAGGAGACCGGCACCATCGCCATGATTCTGCCCGACATCACCAACCCTTTCTTCCCCGAGGTGTTCTGGGGGGCCGAGAATGTAGCCAGAGAGAAACGGTATACCTTCTTTCTGTGCGATACGGCGGGGGAGCACAGCCGCGAGTCCGAGTACCTCAGTATTCTCCGCGAGAAAAGAGTGGACGGCATTATCTTCCTGGGCGGCCGGATTAACCTGGCCCAGTGCCCGGCGGAGCTGAGCCAGGAGGTGGTGGAGCTGGCGAAGCATGTGCCGATTGTACTGGTGAACGGAAATCTGCCCCGCAGCGGGCTGCACCGCATCTACACAGATGAAGAAGAGGGAGCAGCGCTGGCGACCCAGCATCTGCTGGAGCTGGGCCACAGCAGAATTGGTTTTCTTGGAGGCATGGAGGAGACCTCTACCACCCAGGTGAAGCTGAGGGCGGTGCGGATGAAGCTGAAGGAGCACGGCCTTACGCTGCGGAAGGACTGGATCATGTTCCATGACTTCTCGATCGACGGCGGCCGGGCGCTGATGGACCGGATGCTGGAGCAGGAAGAGCGGCCGACGGCTGTGCTGTGCGTGAATGATTTTACGGCGATTGGAGCGTTGAAGTCTGCGGTGGAGCATGGGCTGCGCATCCCGGAGGATCTGTCGATTGTCGGCTTCGACAATTCGCCTCTGTCCAGAGCGGTTATTCCCGAGCTGACCACCGTGTCGCAGAACACCAACCGGCTGGGAGAGCTGTCGGTGGAGATGCTTCATGAGCTGATCAGCGGCGGAAATCCCCGGAAGCGGACCGTGCTGGAGCCGCAGCTGGTCGTGCGGGCCAGTACCGGACGCCCGAAGGCATGA
- a CDS encoding NAD(P)/FAD-dependent oxidoreductase yields MSSYDVIVIGGGPSGLMASVAAAEHGASVLLVDKGAKLGRKLGISGGGRCNVTNMKDTSELIAHIPGNGRFLYSSFDHFNNRDIMAFFEGLGIALKEEDNGRMFPVSDKASSVVSALVGKVRSLGVQIMTDSPVREVMYEGGAAAGVRLESGKAFGARAVIIATGGKSVPQTGSTGDGYPWATAAGHTITELFPTEVPILSREEWIKSGELQGLSLRDVSLTVWNPKGKKVISHRGDMIFTHFGLSGPIALRCSQFLRQVQQKSGTDTVDMSIDLFPDLNPQETEAQLLSKLELEPKKAIRNSLKGLLPERMIPLLLKKSGLDGDITGHHLPRAGLQALAVLLKRMPVQVYGTRSLAEAFVTGGGVSLKEVNPGTMESKLTAGLYFCGEILDIHGYTGGYNITAAFSTGYTAGKHAAIQHQE; encoded by the coding sequence ATGAGCAGTTATGATGTAATTGTTATTGGAGGCGGCCCGTCCGGGCTGATGGCAAGTGTAGCCGCCGCTGAGCACGGAGCGTCCGTCCTGCTCGTGGACAAGGGGGCGAAGCTCGGCCGGAAGCTGGGGATCTCGGGCGGCGGACGCTGCAATGTCACCAACATGAAGGATACCTCAGAGCTGATCGCCCATATTCCGGGCAACGGCCGGTTCCTATACAGCTCGTTTGACCATTTCAATAATCGGGATATTATGGCCTTCTTCGAAGGGCTGGGCATCGCCTTGAAGGAGGAGGATAACGGGCGGATGTTCCCCGTCTCGGACAAGGCCTCAAGCGTAGTCTCCGCCCTGGTCGGCAAAGTACGGAGCCTGGGCGTGCAGATCATGACGGACAGCCCGGTGCGCGAGGTGATGTATGAAGGCGGCGCTGCCGCCGGTGTGCGGCTGGAATCGGGCAAAGCCTTCGGCGCCAGGGCTGTGATTATCGCCACCGGCGGCAAATCAGTCCCGCAGACCGGTTCTACCGGAGACGGCTACCCGTGGGCAACCGCAGCCGGACATACGATTACCGAGCTGTTCCCGACCGAGGTGCCGATTCTCTCCCGGGAGGAGTGGATCAAGTCGGGAGAGCTGCAGGGCCTGTCCCTGCGCGACGTGAGCCTCACAGTATGGAACCCTAAGGGCAAGAAGGTAATCTCCCACCGGGGCGATATGATCTTCACCCATTTCGGCTTATCCGGCCCGATCGCGCTGCGCTGCAGCCAGTTCCTGCGCCAGGTCCAGCAGAAGTCGGGAACGGATACCGTGGATATGTCCATCGACCTGTTCCCTGACCTGAATCCGCAGGAGACCGAAGCCCAGCTTCTCAGCAAGCTGGAGCTGGAGCCGAAGAAGGCCATCCGCAATTCGCTGAAGGGGCTGCTGCCGGAGCGCATGATCCCGCTGCTGCTTAAGAAAAGCGGACTGGACGGCGATATTACCGGCCATCACCTGCCGCGCGCTGGCCTTCAGGCGCTGGCCGTCCTGCTGAAGCGAATGCCGGTCCAGGTCTACGGGACGCGCTCCCTGGCAGAAGCCTTCGTCACCGGCGGAGGCGTAAGCCTGAAGGAAGTGAATCCGGGAACGATGGAATCCAAGCTGACAGCGGGACTGTATTTCTGCGGCGAGATTCTGGATATTCACGGGTATACCGGCGGTTATAACATTACCGCTGCCTTCTCTACCGGATATACCGCAGGCAAGCATGCTGCGATTCAGCATCAGGAATAA
- a CDS encoding BrxA/BrxB family bacilliredoxin, which produces MSMSFNQYMRDSIQPMRDDLTSIGFKELLTPEDVEAALPAAKGTSLVVVNSVCGCAAGQCRPGVAQALQNEILPDHLFTVFAGQEKEATAKAREYFAPYPPSSPSIALMKDGELVHFIERHGVEDRSAAEIAAELKDVFNRLCQ; this is translated from the coding sequence ATGTCCATGTCTTTTAACCAATATATGAGGGATTCTATTCAACCGATGCGCGATGATCTGACAAGCATCGGCTTCAAGGAGCTGCTGACACCGGAGGATGTAGAAGCAGCGCTTCCGGCAGCGAAGGGGACTTCGCTGGTAGTCGTTAACTCCGTATGCGGCTGTGCTGCCGGGCAGTGCCGTCCGGGTGTAGCCCAGGCCCTGCAGAACGAGATTCTGCCGGATCATCTGTTCACGGTATTCGCCGGCCAGGAGAAGGAAGCAACCGCCAAGGCGCGCGAGTATTTCGCTCCATATCCGCCATCCTCTCCATCCATCGCCCTGATGAAAGACGGCGAGCTGGTACACTTCATTGAACGTCACGGCGTGGAAGACCGTTCGGCTGCTGAGATCGCCGCTGAGCTGAAGGATGTCTTCAACCGTCTGTGCCAGTAA
- a CDS encoding extracellular solute-binding protein: MKQLKKRNSAWLIMLTAIMTGVSGCSGGNNAAAPEATPAAEATQAPAEATPAPTEAPAATPAADLNGREIRISHWWDATPAGDSEADELARERIKAVEEKYNVKIKYLNTEYWSTAEKLSSSVMANDPFAEIVRLPDGFIWGLMHGGFLTPLDDSLKDSQIGQSVIDSMRFGGDKVYGLESWYNPNDSGVFYNKRIFKEAGLKDPQQLMDEDNWNWNTMLDAAKKLTVDKNGDGKMDQYGLAGAHYVLSELLIASNGAKIYDEAAQKAIFDSPASMEALNYLYKLYTEDKVLKPNEGNDWEDPAKYFAEGTVAMYPGGLWEIEGRILGKMKDEWGYVYIPKGPQADKYYDPLSQTAAYAIPKGVKDADIIVKIWEDLQPFDSWEENRRLWLENILPDEASIANAMNDDGKSERVYGGRYGGLGVKDQLDKVTEKFLKGEVTPSTGVAQVIGTAQAAAKKVLSGEQDKEKKE; this comes from the coding sequence GTGAAACAGTTGAAGAAGAGAAACTCAGCCTGGCTTATTATGTTGACTGCTATTATGACGGGTGTATCCGGCTGCAGCGGCGGCAATAATGCAGCAGCACCGGAAGCAACGCCAGCGGCGGAGGCCACCCAGGCCCCGGCTGAAGCAACGCCTGCACCAACCGAAGCACCGGCGGCAACGCCGGCGGCCGATCTGAACGGGCGGGAGATCCGCATCTCCCACTGGTGGGATGCCACCCCGGCAGGGGATTCCGAGGCGGATGAGCTGGCCCGCGAGCGGATCAAGGCGGTCGAGGAGAAGTACAACGTCAAGATCAAATACCTGAACACCGAATATTGGTCCACCGCCGAGAAGCTGTCGTCATCGGTGATGGCGAACGACCCTTTTGCCGAGATTGTACGGCTGCCGGACGGCTTCATCTGGGGGCTGATGCATGGCGGCTTCCTCACCCCGCTGGATGATTCCCTGAAGGATTCGCAGATCGGCCAGAGCGTGATTGATTCCATGCGCTTCGGCGGCGACAAGGTCTACGGCCTGGAGAGCTGGTATAACCCGAACGACAGCGGCGTGTTCTATAACAAGCGGATTTTTAAGGAAGCAGGTCTTAAGGACCCGCAGCAGCTGATGGATGAGGATAACTGGAACTGGAATACGATGCTTGATGCCGCGAAGAAGCTGACGGTTGACAAGAACGGTGACGGCAAAATGGATCAGTACGGCCTGGCCGGCGCCCATTACGTTCTATCCGAGCTGCTGATCGCCAGTAACGGCGCCAAAATCTACGATGAAGCGGCGCAGAAAGCCATCTTTGATTCACCGGCTTCTATGGAAGCGCTTAACTATCTGTATAAGCTGTACACCGAGGATAAAGTTCTTAAGCCCAACGAGGGCAATGACTGGGAGGACCCGGCCAAGTACTTCGCGGAAGGAACGGTAGCCATGTATCCCGGCGGCCTCTGGGAGATTGAAGGGCGTATTCTCGGCAAAATGAAGGATGAATGGGGCTACGTCTACATTCCCAAAGGCCCGCAGGCTGACAAGTATTATGATCCGCTAAGCCAGACGGCAGCCTATGCCATCCCCAAGGGGGTCAAGGATGCCGACATCATCGTGAAGATCTGGGAGGACCTGCAGCCGTTCGACAGCTGGGAGGAGAACCGCAGACTGTGGCTGGAGAATATTCTGCCGGATGAAGCCAGCATCGCGAATGCCATGAATGATGACGGAAAAAGTGAACGCGTCTACGGCGGCCGTTACGGCGGGCTTGGCGTCAAGGATCAGCTCGACAAGGTGACGGAGAAGTTCCTCAAGGGCGAGGTCACTCCATCTACAGGCGTTGCCCAGGTCATTGGAACGGCGCAGGCGGCGGCCAAAAAAGTGCTGAGCGGCGAGCAGGACAAGGAGAAGAAGGAGTAG
- a CDS encoding alpha/beta fold hydrolase: MPRNFELPAGEDAVLRCSHFPAQGKARSLIVIAHGYKGFKDWGMFPYVAEALSNEHEVISFNFSHAGIGEDLLHFTELEKFARNTYQREIRDMEILLSYLSQHHRFGSLPVFLLGHSRGGGVCLLYALDHPEEIAGVLSWNGITSLDLFTAEQKREMREHGRTHVLNGRTGQQMPLDAVIIEDLEQQAGRYNLLERMKQARFPAVLIQGSEDGEHLRRGSEALNRLRPDIEWVRIPGGNHTFGTVHPFAGPTPPLDTAIAASREFIARVLAGQA, from the coding sequence ATGCCCCGTAATTTTGAATTACCTGCAGGAGAGGATGCAGTCCTGCGCTGCTCACACTTTCCGGCCCAGGGCAAGGCCCGGAGCCTGATCGTTATCGCACACGGTTATAAGGGCTTCAAGGATTGGGGAATGTTCCCGTATGTCGCGGAGGCGCTCAGCAATGAGCATGAGGTGATCAGCTTCAACTTCTCGCATGCCGGCATCGGTGAAGACCTGCTCCACTTCACGGAGCTTGAGAAGTTCGCCCGCAACACATACCAGCGTGAGATCAGGGATATGGAGATCCTGCTGTCCTATCTGAGCCAGCATCACCGGTTCGGCAGCCTGCCGGTCTTCCTGCTCGGACACAGCCGCGGCGGCGGTGTCTGTCTGCTCTATGCTCTTGACCATCCTGAAGAGATCGCCGGTGTCCTGTCCTGGAACGGAATTACCAGTCTTGACCTGTTCACCGCAGAGCAGAAGCGCGAGATGAGAGAGCATGGCCGGACCCATGTCCTCAATGGACGGACCGGGCAGCAAATGCCGCTGGATGCCGTCATTATTGAAGACCTGGAGCAGCAGGCCGGGCGGTATAACCTCCTGGAACGGATGAAGCAGGCCCGCTTCCCGGCAGTGCTGATTCAGGGCAGCGAGGACGGCGAGCATCTGCGGCGCGGCTCCGAAGCCCTGAACCGGTTGCGGCCGGACATTGAATGGGTCCGCATTCCGGGCGGCAACCACACGTTTGGCACGGTGCATCCTTTTGCCGGACCTACCCCGCCGCTCGATACGGCCATTGCCGCCTCAAGGGAATTCATCGCCCGTGTGCTGGCAGGGCAGGCCTAA
- the mutY gene encoding A/G-specific adenine glycosylase encodes MTNEKHSDTQQEAKLFFSRFLLEWYHLQKRDLPWRRHRNPYYIWISEIMLQQTRVDTVIPYFNRFIEQFPTVEALADAPEEEVLKCWEGLGYYSRARNLQAAAKQVKEQYGGQVPDDRDAVFGLKGVGPYTAGAILSIAFNRPEPAVDGNVMRVLSRYFLIEDDIAKGPTRVKMEKLAAELIPEGEAGSFNQALMELGALICTPKSPRCLPCPVMEHCAARLAGCEASLPVKTKAKPPRPEERLAALVEGRGEHAGRVLIRQRPASGLLARMWELPHWPAPPAADGGAGSALLPEAAALDRLRRSMSQAGIHARPEGHWMAAEHTFSHIVWTLQVYRCREEAALPLAAERRAGYTAAADPQAAEPQEPALFDSGDAALDAADRGALRWISREDMGSYAFPNVFLKLLNSYFDEREQAGD; translated from the coding sequence ATGACAAATGAGAAGCATAGCGATACACAGCAGGAAGCCAAGTTATTCTTCAGCCGCTTTCTGCTGGAATGGTATCACCTCCAGAAACGGGATCTGCCTTGGCGCCGCCACCGCAATCCCTATTACATCTGGATTTCGGAAATCATGCTGCAGCAGACCCGTGTAGATACGGTTATTCCGTATTTCAACCGGTTCATTGAGCAGTTCCCCACGGTCGAAGCGCTCGCGGACGCGCCGGAGGAAGAGGTGCTGAAATGCTGGGAGGGGCTGGGCTACTATTCGCGCGCCCGGAACCTGCAGGCTGCGGCGAAGCAGGTGAAGGAGCAGTATGGCGGCCAGGTTCCCGATGACCGCGATGCCGTATTCGGCCTCAAGGGGGTCGGGCCCTATACAGCGGGCGCGATCCTCAGCATCGCGTTCAACCGGCCGGAGCCGGCGGTGGACGGCAATGTCATGCGGGTGCTGTCCCGCTACTTCCTGATTGAGGATGACATCGCTAAGGGGCCGACCCGCGTGAAGATGGAGAAGCTTGCGGCGGAGCTGATTCCCGAGGGGGAGGCCGGCAGCTTCAACCAGGCGCTGATGGAGCTGGGCGCGCTGATCTGCACGCCGAAGTCACCGCGCTGCCTGCCGTGCCCGGTGATGGAGCACTGCGCTGCGCGCCTGGCGGGCTGCGAAGCCTCGCTGCCCGTCAAGACCAAGGCGAAGCCGCCGCGCCCCGAGGAGCGGCTGGCCGCCCTGGTGGAGGGCCGCGGCGAGCACGCGGGCCGGGTGCTGATCCGGCAGCGGCCGGCCAGCGGGCTGCTGGCCCGCATGTGGGAGCTGCCGCATTGGCCGGCGCCGCCTGCCGCAGACGGCGGCGCGGGCAGCGCGCTGCTGCCGGAAGCGGCAGCGCTGGACCGGCTGCGCCGGTCCATGAGCCAGGCCGGGATTCACGCCCGGCCGGAAGGGCACTGGATGGCTGCGGAGCATACCTTCAGCCATATTGTGTGGACCCTGCAGGTGTACCGCTGCAGGGAGGAGGCGGCGCTGCCGCTGGCAGCGGAACGCCGCGCCGGCTACACGGCGGCGGCTGACCCGCAAGCGGCAGAGCCGCAGGAGCCCGCGCTGTTCGACAGCGGGGACGCCGCCCTGGATGCGGCAGACCGCGGGGCCCTGCGCTGGATCAGCCGGGAGGACATGGGCAGCTACGCCTTCCCCAATGTGTTCCTGAAGCTGCTGAACAGCTACTTCGATGAACGGGAGCAGGCCGGAGATTAG
- a CDS encoding ATP-binding protein produces the protein MQISAACSFVFLFQWRLDWGHPVHRNNKFPDDRTFLMICCALSITLCMALSATLFGVVYLNLAILPAYIGILYGNLRSGAYLALYFFLCTALFSMPSGLDQLLLNTGVLLYPLLFGMVRRFKQVKLAAKIGILWGALFPSMLFIVIGPDLHGRSILYTPPREGILAAGYVLATLALGALFITYIDRAWDKLQIQIRLQGISEKFQWESEKLQQITNLVPLNIMEFDDNGYITGLNEYMLSLIQRHAPQLTREIILSQPASQLFGHSVDYATLSRLREVMRNRQRSNTRIRVDSWSYHIFTAPLEHESGVPGGVVMIIQDLTEEEKLRSELDNVERLSLVGQMAAGITHEIRNPMAVVRGFLQLMREKSPEELHSYYHIVMEELDRANSIINDFLSLAQTRESDKEPVQLHLIIEELVPLIWADANLRGQSVELKLAASIPLLQLNVREIKQLILNLARNAMEAMDAKGVLALETREHEDTVQLIIRDTGNGIPQSQLQQLFTPFFTTKSHGTGLGLPLCLSIAERHNGTIRVESEVGAGTAMIVVFPVEVKDGAARKPVYI, from the coding sequence TTGCAAATATCGGCTGCTTGCTCCTTCGTGTTTCTCTTTCAGTGGAGGCTGGACTGGGGACATCCTGTACACAGGAACAATAAATTCCCGGATGACCGGACATTTCTGATGATCTGCTGTGCACTCAGCATCACGCTGTGCATGGCCTTATCGGCCACCCTGTTCGGTGTGGTCTATCTGAATTTGGCGATCCTTCCCGCCTATATTGGCATTCTGTACGGCAATTTACGCTCCGGCGCTTATCTGGCGCTGTATTTCTTCCTCTGCACCGCCCTGTTCTCGATGCCTTCAGGACTGGATCAGCTCCTGCTGAACACGGGGGTGCTGCTGTACCCGCTGCTGTTCGGCATGGTCCGCCGCTTCAAGCAGGTTAAGCTGGCCGCTAAGATCGGTATCCTGTGGGGCGCGCTGTTTCCGAGTATGCTGTTCATTGTTATCGGTCCGGATCTGCATGGCCGGAGCATCCTGTATACACCGCCCCGTGAGGGAATTCTGGCCGCAGGTTATGTTCTGGCTACCCTGGCCCTCGGCGCTTTGTTCATCACCTACATAGATAGAGCCTGGGATAAGCTGCAGATTCAGATCCGGCTGCAGGGAATCTCCGAGAAGTTCCAGTGGGAATCGGAGAAGCTGCAGCAGATCACGAATCTGGTTCCGCTGAATATTATGGAATTCGATGACAACGGCTATATCACCGGGCTGAATGAATATATGCTCAGCCTGATTCAGCGCCATGCCCCGCAGCTCACCCGGGAGATTATACTGTCCCAGCCGGCGAGCCAGCTCTTCGGGCACAGTGTAGATTATGCTACTCTGAGCAGACTGCGGGAGGTTATGCGGAACCGGCAGCGCTCCAATACCAGAATCAGGGTGGATTCGTGGAGCTATCATATTTTTACCGCACCGCTTGAGCATGAATCGGGCGTGCCGGGCGGCGTAGTAATGATTATTCAGGATTTGACTGAGGAGGAGAAGCTGCGCAGTGAGCTGGATAATGTGGAGCGGCTGTCGCTGGTCGGACAGATGGCGGCCGGGATTACCCATGAGATCCGCAATCCGATGGCTGTCGTGCGCGGCTTCCTGCAGCTGATGCGCGAGAAAAGCCCGGAGGAGCTGCACTCCTATTATCATATTGTCATGGAGGAGCTGGACCGCGCTAACAGCATCATCAATGACTTTCTGTCGCTGGCCCAGACACGGGAGTCGGATAAGGAGCCGGTGCAGCTGCACCTGATTATTGAAGAGCTGGTGCCGCTGATCTGGGCGGATGCCAATCTTCGCGGCCAGAGTGTAGAGCTGAAGCTGGCCGCTTCCATCCCGCTGCTCCAGCTCAATGTCAGAGAGATCAAGCAGCTGATTCTGAATCTGGCCCGCAACGCCATGGAGGCAATGGATGCCAAGGGCGTACTGGCGCTGGAGACGCGGGAGCATGAGGATACCGTGCAGCTGATCATCAGAGATACGGGCAACGGTATTCCCCAGAGCCAGCTCCAGCAGCTGTTCACCCCGTTCTTCACCACCAAAAGCCACGGGACAGGGCTGGGCCTGCCGCTGTGCCTGAGTATTGCCGAGCGGCATAACGGCACGATCCGGGTAGAGTCGGAGGTAGGGGCCGGGACGGCGATGATCGTCGTCTTCCCGGTTGAGGTGAAGGACGGGGCAGCCAGAAAACCGGTGTATATATAG